From the genome of Vitis riparia cultivar Riparia Gloire de Montpellier isolate 1030 chromosome 2, EGFV_Vit.rip_1.0, whole genome shotgun sequence:
TCTTAAGAGCTTGACAAAACAATCAGAGATGCTTACTAACGGCCAAGGAGGTGGAATATTGTACACATGCGAAGCAGCTGATTAAAACTCTTACCTTCTCCTTTTTTTCTGAGCAGGTGGTAGAGGTTGCTTCCATGGAATCCCCACCGACTGCTACGCCTACTCTCTTGCTGACCATCTTCTCcggtaaatatttttttcttgaaacgGCATCATTTTCGCCTGAACTCACTGAGTTACAGCTGGAAAATTGTAAATAATCCAAAGTAAATTCCCCGTCAGACCAACTGTTACTGTTACTGGTTGCACTGGTTGAGTctatggtggtggtggtggtggaatGATGACGAATGTGAGCGGACGATTTCTGTTTTTCCTCTAGAAAGTCATTGAACGATTTCCACCTTTCGATCTCGATTTCCTCCTCGACTGCGGTTCTCTTCCAGAACTTCCGTTTTAGCAGCTTCCGCGAGAAACTCCTCGGCAAAATGCCTTTTCTGGAACGGTTTTTTACGGAAAAGGACGGAGCCTTAACGGAAGAGAACGGTAGGAGCTTAACGGCGTTAATTACGGCCTCGGACGCTCTCTGCAAAGCGGAGATCGTGGTCGATGCCGCAGCTTTTGATCGACTTTTCCTTAAAAGTCGCTTGGCCTTGGTTGAGTCTTTAGCCTTGAAATCCTTCTCGACAAGATATCGGACGGTTGTGCAGCAATGCCTCCGTGGAAACGATTTGAAACCGTTGGACGAGCAGGAACTCATGTCATCCAACAGAAAATCTTTCAACATCAGCGGTTTTGGGAAAGGTTTTCGGAGTTTGGGATCGGAGCGAGCGACGGAAGCCATGGATTCAGAAACTGAATTGAAGAAAGAAGAGctggagaagaaaaagagacGCTAAATAAAGGACAGTGCAGGAATTGCAGAGACAGAGATGCTGAGTGGTTGTGAAAAGCTGTGTGTTGGTATGAGCAGAGTAACAGAGagcatttaaagaaaaatggtgaatgaatatgaaaaagcaagaaagaaaacttTCATAAATTCACCATCTGAATGTCCTCAGAAAGTTAGCAGCTTTAAGAGAGATTTAAAGGGGAGGGAATTGAAGTGAAGACGAAAGAGGGAGGCAGCTTCTCAGGTGAAGATCTCAAGGTGAGAGAGGCAGAGGCCATGAAGAAACGCAAATGAATTGCAGAGAGGTAAAAGCTTGGATGCTTCTtcaaatggtttttatttttttgaatctcaacttatattattttaatcctCTGTTTGTTCAGTTACAGTTCATTAACAACAATTCAAATATGTTTCTTCACAAATCTTGGACTTGATACTGACCCCTAGTTGACCTTCCctcattgaaaaaatataaaagtagaCTCGCTTTCtcttttgatgaaaaaaaacaaaccgACCCTACATTTGGCCAACCAAGCCCTAGAAAATCTTATTACATGAATGGTCCTTTGATATAATCTTGTATTTCGAATAACTTATGTTGATGATGGCACAAATAATTTGAGAAGCCTGGGTGGGTCTCTTAATAATTGAATCCAAGTCTGTTTCCGTAATCCGTtggagaaaaaacaaaaccgGAGTCTTAGcagaaacaaatttgaaaacagAAAGTAATAATTGaggaaataatttgaaaatgaagaggCCTCTGATTTTTGATTCGGGATTTGATTTTGCATGTCGTGGAGGAGCAGCACACGCGTGGAGAGTGAGGAATGATGAGTTCCACTCCGAAAGGTTGAagccaaaaatataaaacaaaggTACGTggcaaatatttgaaatattttgcaGTGGAGTATAACCTTTAGACGTGGCGTGTGGGGAGTGGGTCTGGCCTTGGATTAGGTGTCGCACCCAATGCGACACCTTATGATAATGTCCAGCCATACTCGGTCCCCccacttttttgaaaaaaaaaataaaattaaaataagaattataatggacttttctttccaattttcaaattcgCATGAGTTTATCCGAAATTTTTTAATCCTAATGGATATTttcagtttattttttaaaaatattttgaaatattacgcgcttgtttttcaaattcttagaATGTCCGAATGTCCAATGAGAGTTCACCAGAACATTacttttaaaagaagaaaatataaaaataaaaaaagttccaTGCATCCCAGCTGACAGAGTTGGTGGTGATGATCACTTCTATTTCTTCGAAAACATTAAAATCAGGGTGAAAAAAACTCATCGAAACGTCGCTCTCATGTGTTTTCATTATTGGGTGTATTCAATGTAAAACATCGAATCAATTTGAACATTTAGGTGGCCGACAGCTACGTCATAgctaaatatttaattttccattttgcCTGACTTAAAAGGGTAGTTAAAATTGGGTGGGTTTTGGATATAGGATTAATTTTATAcatcatttttaaatcataatgtTTCGCTCCAATTAGATATTACATACAATTGGATTTTATATGTAagatttatgtttaaaaatgagAGATAGAGATTGAAGATAAAAGTGCCCGGTTACATAAAGTGATATCACTTTGGTCATGTTCATAAGAatacaaactaaatataaatatcgtgttctaaaaaacatagtcatatataattaaaagagaattatttttattataagttaaaacaaaaatgagtttatttatgttataagaagttattttcattcctattggaaatgataaaaaaaaaaaaaacatttaagggaaagataattgaaaattaatgtaCTTGCttagataattttaattttttaataataattaattgtaAATGTAAATATAGGTGATTTTTTTATAGGcttctttataaataataaaaagtaaatttgattagatatgatttataatatgtttttaaatataaatacttaaaaacttttattccaTTTGTTAGTAAATTATTTCTTACAAttcttattaaataattaaaaggaaatttatatatattttttactatattaTCTAACCGTACACGTGCAAAcctagaatttttaaaattttgaaatggtaTTTGATACATTTAGGAAAGAACTTGTTGGAGAATGAAAACTTATGCcattaatatgaatattaaaattttatttttattttgtaatttttattgatttccatTACTTAGGTGGCATtggatgtatttttttttaaataaaaacaaaaactcttGCATAAATTGagtaggtggtgtttgtttttttggctttttgctgaaaacaatttagttttaaaatttaggttgtttgtttttctactttttcatgacttattataaattttttactaaatagaaaaagccaaaatatgtagctttttctaaatagaaaaaataatatattgtttttttttttactttttagtacttaatagaaataaaatactacaaaaacaaacaacctaatatttaacactattaagtattaaggttctatttaaaattaagtaaaaaaaacaaacacca
Proteins encoded in this window:
- the LOC117927860 gene encoding uncharacterized protein LOC117927860, producing MASVARSDPKLRKPFPKPLMLKDFLLDDMSSCSSNGFKSFPRRHCCTTVRYLVEKDFKAKDSTKAKRLLRKSRSKAAASTTISALQRASEAVINAVKLLPFSSVKAPSFSVKNRSRKGILPRSFSRKLLKRKFWKRTAVEEEIEIERWKSFNDFLEEKQKSSAHIRHHSTTTTTIDSTSATSNSNSWSDGEFTLDYLQFSSCNSVSSGENDAVSRKKYLPEKMVSKRVGVAVGGDSMEATSTTCSEKKEKEWPNEEEKEQFSPVSVLDCPFEDEDEDEDEEMCSPFQHRVTHMEGTKQKLLQKIRRFESVAELEPVDLEKRIALLELDDEPLHQSPAQPSMSIHHRNKDEMTTERQAQNLLKLIKAEVPSDSSKFNADTLLLDFFKERIMERHENPNADEFNQELLRVTEDWMSGHHRDLLLGWEVQNHRKAYIKDMEERGKWRKLEEEKEEVAAEVQSEVLTYLLNEMFFELSTT